A section of the Brachyhypopomus gauderio isolate BG-103 chromosome 13, BGAUD_0.2, whole genome shotgun sequence genome encodes:
- the LOC143473379 gene encoding endonuclease domain-containing 1 protein-like isoform X1, with the protein MRHFTLVFSLLIKLLHLCGGDVSDFSPCLNYFYRAWPPAGISGTAICQRYENRYHFATLYSRERRSPWLSAYIYSPPHGKRPKSVWKYEPQLANSHSDGNMVPFPPPEKVDQNVVESQAVELDYINSSYTRGHLSPSLHHADILDRNATFTLTNIVPQRARSNSGPWAGLEASVSKSLAAYCLGEAHVVTGVIPYESERWLKGENRVAIPEYLWSAYCCRNHTQNLPKILADRYPTFAAIGRNDPESSEEIVPVDRQKKKAELGYDVRTMALPTLEMYLTQSNHSREHLLQIHDPRSSLLTTRVRFSLGMNIVWIFRRFLRLLIYSTGGRAEFVLVTTTHLASYFEACYLW; encoded by the exons ATGCGCCATTTTACGCTCGTTTTCTCGCTCCTAATCAAACTATTACATCTTTGTGGCGGTGATGTTAGCGACTTCTCGCCGTGTTTAAACTACTTCTACCGGGCCTGGCCACCTGCAGGCATCTCGGGAACTGCCATCTGTCAGCGCTACGAGAACCGGTACCACTTCGCCACTCTGTACAGCCGGGAGCGCCGGTCCCCGTGGTTATCAGCCTATATCTACTCTCCTCCACACGGGAAGAGACCCAAGAGCGTCTGGAAATACGAACCACAG TTGGCCAATTCTCATTCGGACGGCAACATGGTCCCGTTCCCACCGCCGGAGAAAGTGGACCAGAATGTGGTGGAGAGCCAAGCGGTCGAGCTGGACTACATTAACTCCAGCTACACGCGCGGGCACCTGAGCCCGAGCCTGCACCACGCCGACATATTGGACCGGAATGCGACCTTCACCCTCACCAACATCGTTCCACAGCGGGCCAGATCCAACAGTGGCCCCTGGGCCGGGCTGGAGGCCAGCGTCAGCAAGAGCCTGGCGGCGTACTGCCTGGGCGAGGCCCACGTGGTGACGGGCGTGATCCCGTACGAGAGCGAGCGGTGGCTGAAAGGCGAGAACAGGGTAGCCATCCCAGAGTACCTGTGGTCGGCGTACTGCTGCAGGAACCACACACAGAACCTCCCCAAGATCTTGGCTGACCGGTACCCCACGTTCGCCGCCATCGGGAGGAACGACCCAGAAAGCTCGGAGGAGATCGTGCCGGTGGACCGGCAGAAGAAGAAGGCGGAGCTTGGCTACGACGTGCGCACCATGGCCCTGCCCACCCTGGAAATGTATCTGACTCAGAG CAATCATAGCAGAGAGCACCTACTCCAAATACATGACCCAAGATCAAGTCTACTGACCACACGGGTACGTTTCTCTCTTGGCATGAACATTGTTTGGATCTTCAGGCGTTTCCTGAGGTTGCTGATCTACTCGACAGGTGGGAGAGCGGAGTTTGTTTTGGTTACAACTACACACTTGGCTTCGTATTTTGAAGCCTGTTATCTTTGGTAA
- the LOC143473379 gene encoding endonuclease domain-containing 1 protein-like isoform X2, producing the protein MRHFTLVFSLLIKLLHLCGGDVSDFSPCLNYFYRAWPPAGISGTAICQRYENRYHFATLYSRERRSPWLSAYIYSPPHGKRPKSVWKYEPQLANSHSDGNMVPFPPPEKVDQNVVESQAVELDYINSSYTRGHLSPSLHHADILDRNATFTLTNIVPQRARSNSGPWAGLEASVSKSLAAYCLGEAHVVTGVIPYESERWLKGENRVAIPEYLWSAYCCRNHTQNLPKILADRYPTFAAIGRNDPESSEEIVPVDRQKKKAELGYDVRTMALPTLEMYLTQRYGGPVSVFHKQCAGT; encoded by the exons ATGCGCCATTTTACGCTCGTTTTCTCGCTCCTAATCAAACTATTACATCTTTGTGGCGGTGATGTTAGCGACTTCTCGCCGTGTTTAAACTACTTCTACCGGGCCTGGCCACCTGCAGGCATCTCGGGAACTGCCATCTGTCAGCGCTACGAGAACCGGTACCACTTCGCCACTCTGTACAGCCGGGAGCGCCGGTCCCCGTGGTTATCAGCCTATATCTACTCTCCTCCACACGGGAAGAGACCCAAGAGCGTCTGGAAATACGAACCACAG TTGGCCAATTCTCATTCGGACGGCAACATGGTCCCGTTCCCACCGCCGGAGAAAGTGGACCAGAATGTGGTGGAGAGCCAAGCGGTCGAGCTGGACTACATTAACTCCAGCTACACGCGCGGGCACCTGAGCCCGAGCCTGCACCACGCCGACATATTGGACCGGAATGCGACCTTCACCCTCACCAACATCGTTCCACAGCGGGCCAGATCCAACAGTGGCCCCTGGGCCGGGCTGGAGGCCAGCGTCAGCAAGAGCCTGGCGGCGTACTGCCTGGGCGAGGCCCACGTGGTGACGGGCGTGATCCCGTACGAGAGCGAGCGGTGGCTGAAAGGCGAGAACAGGGTAGCCATCCCAGAGTACCTGTGGTCGGCGTACTGCTGCAGGAACCACACACAGAACCTCCCCAAGATCTTGGCTGACCGGTACCCCACGTTCGCCGCCATCGGGAGGAACGACCCAGAAAGCTCGGAGGAGATCGTGCCGGTGGACCGGCAGAAGAAGAAGGCGGAGCTTGGCTACGACGTGCGCACCATGGCCCTGCCCACCCTGGAAATGTATCTGACTCAGAGGTACGGAGGGCCGGTCAGTGTCTTCCACAAACAGTGCGCTGGGACGTGA